The DNA sequence GCTTGTATGAAGCCTTCCAGGCCATTGCCGACAGCCCGGAGTACGACCAGCTGAGCCAGGCCCAACGCCAGTCCATCGACTACGCCCTGCGGGATTTCCGGCTTGGGGGTGTGGCCCTGGAGGGCGAGGCCAAAAAACGCTATGGCCAGATCAAAAAACGCCTCAGTGAGCTCTCTACCCAGTTTGCCAACAACGTGCTCGACGCTACCCAGGCCTGGTACAAACACTTTACCGACCCGCAGGATCTGGCCGGCCTGCCCGACTCCGCTCTGGAGCAAGCTGCTCAGGCTGCCAAGCAGAAAGACCTGGAAGGCTATGTCACCACCCTGGACATCCCCTCCTTCCTGGCGGTCATGACCTACGCCGAAGATCGGGCCCTGCGCCGGGAGACCTACACCGCATTTGTGACTCGTGCGTCCGCGGAAGGTCAGAAGGCCGATGGAAGCAGTGCCGCCGAGTGGGACAATACCGCGATCATCGACGAGACCCTCGCGTTGCGCCATGAGCTTGCGCAATTGCTGGGTTTCAATAACTACGCCGAACGCTCCCTCGCCACCAAGATGGCGAACAGCACAGAACAGGTCATAAACTTCCTGACCGAGCTGGCCGAGAAGTCCAAACCTCTGGCGGAGCAGGACGTTCAGCAACTGAAAGCCTTTGCAGAAAAAGAAGGCTGCACCGACCTGCAAGCCTGGGACCTGGCCTACTTCAGCGAAAAACTCCGGCAGGCGGACTATGCCCTGTCCCAGGAAGAGCTACGCCCCTACTTCCCGGCCGAGCGGGTGATCAGCGGCCTGTTCGAGGTGGTCAAACGCCTCTACGACATCGACATTGTGCCGGTGGCGAGCTTTGATAGTTGGCACCCCGACGTGCGTTTCTATCAGATCTACAAAGACGGTGAACACATCGCAGGCTTCTACTTCGACATCTTCGCGCGGGAAAACAAACGCGGCGGTGCCTGGATGGCGGACTGTCGTGTGCGCCGCCAGACCGCCAGTGGCGTACAGCGGCCGGTCGCGTTTCTGACCTGCAACTTCACCCCACCGGTGGGCGAGACGCCGTCACTGCTCACCCACGATGAAGTGACCACCCTGTTCCATGAATTCGGGCACGGCCTGCATCACATGCTTACCCAGATCGACGTCGCCGCCGTCAGTGGCATCAACGGCGTGGCCTGGGATGCGGTGGAGCTGCCCAGTCAGTTCCTGGAGAACTGGTGTTGGGAGCCGGACGTAGTGCCGTTGATCTCCGGCCACTACAAAACCGGTGAACCGCTGCCCAAAGACCTGCTCGACAAACTGCTGGCGGCGAAAAACTTCCAGTCCGGCATGCAGATGGTGCGGCAGCTGGAGTTCTCCCTGTTCGACTTCCGCCTGCACGCGGAGTACGACCCCAATAACCCGAAAGCGCCCCAGCAACTGCTGGATGAAGTGCGCGACCAGGTGGCCGTGATCACGCCACCGGCGTTCAACAAATTCCAGAACAGCTTCAGCCACATATTCGCCGGCGGCTACGCGGCGGGTTACTACAGCTACAAGTGGGCCGAAGTGCTCTCCGCCGATGCCTTCTCCCGATTTGAGGAAGAGGGCATCTTCAATCGGGACACCGGTGAAAGCTTCCTGAGAGAAATTCTCCAGCAGGGCGGCAGCCGCCCGCCCATGGAGTTGTTCGTCAACTTCCGCGGCCGCGAGCCCAGCATCGCCCCATTGCTCCGCCACAGCGGCATCGACGAGGAGGCTGCCTGATATGGCCTTCAGCAAAACGCCCCGGTTTATCGCCGGGGCCGTCTGCCCCCGCTGCTCCGCCATGGACCGCCTTCGCGTGTACAACGAAGACGGCACAGACTACCGCGAGTGCGTCGACTGCGGCTTCAAACAGGAACAGCACATCCAACCCCAGGTGCGGGAAATCGAAACCCGCGTCAACACCAGCCAGGAAGAGCGCAAAGCCCAGGAGCAAGTGGTCAAAATACTCCCTCTAGACGACGATAACTAAACCGCCCCTATAGTAGTACCCGTAGGGCGGATCGGTCCGACGTTTCGGAGCGCAAAGCGCGCATCCGCCGTAATAGTCCTTGCAACCAAAAACTTGCAATCCCCACCCCGCCTGCTACCTTACCCAAACAACCAAACACGCCCCGTTGCCACATGCTCTCTGAAATACTTTCTACCAAGAGAATATGTCGCACTACGGGCGGTAGCGTGCCTAAACGTCGGTCTGGCACATTAATCCGCAAGTGCATCCAAGGGGCTGCGCGTTCCCGCATAATGCTGCCCCAACACATGGGTATAAATCTGCGTCGTCTTCACATCGTTGTGGCCCAATAGCTCCTGCACACTGCGTATGTCATAGCCACTTTGCAGCAAGTGCGTGGCGAATGAATGGCGAAAGGTGTGGCAGTTCACTTTCTTCCCGGTGACCCCCGCCGCCTTTACGGCACGCACGGTAAGCGACAGCCGGTCGAAGCAGACATCCTGAACGCGCAGACGCAAGCACTCCGTAATTCGTAACCCACTGCCGTATAGCAGGGAAATGATAAGTC is a window from the Marinimicrobium koreense genome containing:
- the prlC gene encoding oligopeptidase A, producing the protein MANPLLETHELPPFSAIKPEHVEPAIRQLIDENRAYRERLLDGLDQPTWDNFVAPLEAEEDRLEQAWSPVSHLNAVVNSEALREAYNASVALLTEYNTEVSQDRRLYEAFQAIADSPEYDQLSQAQRQSIDYALRDFRLGGVALEGEAKKRYGQIKKRLSELSTQFANNVLDATQAWYKHFTDPQDLAGLPDSALEQAAQAAKQKDLEGYVTTLDIPSFLAVMTYAEDRALRRETYTAFVTRASAEGQKADGSSAAEWDNTAIIDETLALRHELAQLLGFNNYAERSLATKMANSTEQVINFLTELAEKSKPLAEQDVQQLKAFAEKEGCTDLQAWDLAYFSEKLRQADYALSQEELRPYFPAERVISGLFEVVKRLYDIDIVPVASFDSWHPDVRFYQIYKDGEHIAGFYFDIFARENKRGGAWMADCRVRRQTASGVQRPVAFLTCNFTPPVGETPSLLTHDEVTTLFHEFGHGLHHMLTQIDVAAVSGINGVAWDAVELPSQFLENWCWEPDVVPLISGHYKTGEPLPKDLLDKLLAAKNFQSGMQMVRQLEFSLFDFRLHAEYDPNNPKAPQQLLDEVRDQVAVITPPAFNKFQNSFSHIFAGGYAAGYYSYKWAEVLSADAFSRFEEEGIFNRDTGESFLREILQQGGSRPPMELFVNFRGREPSIAPLLRHSGIDEEAA
- a CDS encoding YheV family putative zinc ribbon protein, yielding MAFSKTPRFIAGAVCPRCSAMDRLRVYNEDGTDYRECVDCGFKQEQHIQPQVREIETRVNTSQEERKAQEQVVKILPLDDDN